TTCGACTGGGACCGCTACGTCTCCGGCAGCGTCACCGGCGACCTGTTCTTCGACCGGCTGGCCCGGCAGGCGTCCGACGACGACGGCACCGGCCTCGACCTGAAGGCGCTGGCCGCGCTGCCCGCCGCCGAACGCCTGGCCGCCGTCACCGGCGTGGTCCGCGAGAAGGTCGCCGCCGTCCTGCACCTGGAGGAGGGCGACGAGCTGGACGTCTCCACCGAGTTCGTGTCGCTGGGCCTCGACTCCCTGATGGCCCAGCAGGTCAAGGCCGCCCTGGAGCAGACCTTCCGGCTGCCCCTGCCGGCCTCCCTCACCCACGACCACCCCACGGTCCGCGCGCTGGCCCAGTTCGTCGACGGGCAGCTCGGCCCGGTGCCGGCGGTCTGACAGCCCCAAGGCCTGACAGCCCCAAGGGACGGGAAACCACGATGACTGAGACACCGAGGGAGCGCTGGACGCTCCACCACGCCGCCCGCGCCCACGCCGGGAGCCGCCCCGACCACCCCGCGATCGTCTGCGAGGGCCGGGTCACCACCTACGAGAAGCTGCACCGCGACAGCAACCGGGCCGCGCACGCCCTGCGCACCAGCGGGGTCGGGCGCGGCGACCGGGTCGCGTACCTGGGCCGCGAGTCGGCGAACTACTACCTGGTGATGATCGCCTGCGCCAAGGCGGGCGCCGTCCTGGTGCCGGTCAACTGGCGGCTCACGCCGAGCGAGGTCGACCACATCCTGCGCGACTCCGGTGCCGCGCTGATCTTCGTCGACGACGAGTTCTGGGACACCGTCGCCACCGTCCGCCACCAGCTGCGCGGGCTGCGCCGGGTGATCCGGGTCGACGGCACCGACGCGGACGGCGAACCCGCCCGCGGCGCGGGCCTGCTGGCCTGGGCGGCCGACCAGCCCGACACCGACCCGGCGCCGGGCACCGGGCCGGACGACGCGGTCATCCAGATCTACACCAGCGGCACCACCGGTCTGCCCAAGGGCGCGGTCCTCGCCCACCGCAGCTTCTTCACGCTCCCGCACGCCAGCCGCGAGCGGGGCGTGGACTGGATCGACTGGCTGCCCGAGGACGTGGCGCTGATCTCCCTGCCGGGCTTCGGTGTGGCCGGCATCGGCTGGTTCCTGCACACCTTCAACGCCGGCGGCACCAACGTGATCATGCCGCAGTTCGACCCGCAGGAGGCCGTGCGCCTCATCCGCGCCCACGGCGTCACCACCACCTTCGCCGCCCCGGCCATGCTGCAGGCGATGGCGGCCGAACGCGGCGCGGGACCCGAGGCGTTCGCCTCCCTGCGCAAGATCGCCTACGGTGCGGCGCCCATGTCCGAGACGCTGCTCAAGCAGTGCCTGGAGACCTACCGCTGCGAGTTCGCGCAGATCTACGCGAGCACCGAGACCGGCAGCGTGGCGGTGTGCCTGCCGCCCGAGGCGCACCACCCGGGCAGCACGGTCCTCACCTCCGTCGGCAAGCCCTGCCCCGGCAACGAGGTGAAGGTGGTCGGCCCCGACGGCGAGGCGCTGCCGCCCGGCGCCATCGGCCAGATCTGCGTCCGCGCCCCCTCGCGGATGCTCGGCTACTGGAACCTGCCCGAGGCCACCGCCCGCACGCTGGTGGGGGAGTGGCTGCACATGGGCGACGCCGGCTACCTCGACGAGGACGGCTACCTCCACCTGTGCGACCGCATCAACGACACGATCATCGTCGCCGGCCAGAACATCTACCCGGCCGAGGTGGAGAAGGCGCTGGCCGCCCACCCGGCCGTCGCGGACGCCGCCGTCGTCGGGCTCCCCGACGACCGCTGGGGCGAGAGCGTGCACGCCGTGGTGGTGCTCAGGCCCGGCGCGAACGCCACCCCGCGCGAGCTGCTGCTGTCCCTGCGGGGCCGGATCGCCGACTACAAGATCCCCGGCACCTACCACTTCGCCGAGTCGCTGCCCCGCAACCCCTCGGGCAAGATCCTGCGCCGCGCGGTGCGGGAGCGGCTGACGGCGCCGGCCCGGGACCCGCTGGCGAGCACCGTATGACGTCACCCTCCAAGCCCCTCGTCGAGAAGGACTGTCCATGAGCACCGAGCCCCTGCGGATCGGCATCCTGCTGCCCACCCGGGAGCAGGCCATCAACGGCAGCTACGCGGCGGCCCCCCTGCTGGACTTCGCCCGCCGGGCCGAG
Above is a genomic segment from Streptomyces collinus Tu 365 containing:
- a CDS encoding fatty acid--CoA ligase produces the protein MTETPRERWTLHHAARAHAGSRPDHPAIVCEGRVTTYEKLHRDSNRAAHALRTSGVGRGDRVAYLGRESANYYLVMIACAKAGAVLVPVNWRLTPSEVDHILRDSGAALIFVDDEFWDTVATVRHQLRGLRRVIRVDGTDADGEPARGAGLLAWAADQPDTDPAPGTGPDDAVIQIYTSGTTGLPKGAVLAHRSFFTLPHASRERGVDWIDWLPEDVALISLPGFGVAGIGWFLHTFNAGGTNVIMPQFDPQEAVRLIRAHGVTTTFAAPAMLQAMAAERGAGPEAFASLRKIAYGAAPMSETLLKQCLETYRCEFAQIYASTETGSVAVCLPPEAHHPGSTVLTSVGKPCPGNEVKVVGPDGEALPPGAIGQICVRAPSRMLGYWNLPEATARTLVGEWLHMGDAGYLDEDGYLHLCDRINDTIIVAGQNIYPAEVEKALAAHPAVADAAVVGLPDDRWGESVHAVVVLRPGANATPRELLLSLRGRIADYKIPGTYHFAESLPRNPSGKILRRAVRERLTAPARDPLASTV